One genomic region from Pseudoduganella lutea encodes:
- a CDS encoding flagellin N-terminal helical domain-containing protein produces the protein MLSLHTNNAALSAQNSLSRTQSTLSTSMTRLSTGYRINSAMDDAAGLQIATRLKTQTSGMQVAMRNTQNSISMLQTADGALDQTTNILNRMKDLATQAADGSSTAADKTAMQGEYDSLADELTNIFGNTKFGGTELFKTTGGKLNAAISFQIGADSAEKLDADFTTELGTATDATSGIGSISTRFSADNVAPGGVGTELTASANATISKLATAIDSVSALRSKIGAVSNRLDHVNSNLSNISTNTKAAAGRIMDVDFATESASMTSNQMLLQAGTAMLKQSNSQSSLVMSLLQ, from the coding sequence ATGCTGAGCCTTCACACCAACAACGCTGCCCTGTCCGCACAAAATTCGCTGTCGCGCACCCAGTCGACCCTGTCGACGTCGATGACCCGCCTGTCGACCGGCTATCGTATCAACTCGGCAATGGACGACGCGGCCGGCCTGCAGATCGCTACCCGCCTGAAGACGCAGACCAGTGGCATGCAGGTCGCCATGCGCAACACGCAAAACTCGATTTCCATGCTGCAGACCGCCGACGGTGCGCTGGACCAGACGACCAATATCCTGAACCGCATGAAAGACTTGGCAACCCAGGCCGCCGACGGCTCCTCGACCGCCGCCGACAAGACCGCGATGCAGGGCGAGTATGACTCGCTGGCCGATGAGCTGACGAACATCTTCGGCAACACCAAGTTCGGCGGCACGGAACTGTTCAAGACGACCGGTGGCAAGCTGAATGCGGCCATCTCCTTCCAGATCGGTGCCGATTCGGCCGAAAAGCTGGACGCCGATTTCACCACCGAACTGGGTACCGCCACGGATGCCACCTCGGGTATCGGCAGCATCTCCACCCGCTTCAGCGCCGACAATGTCGCGCCTGGCGGCGTTGGTACTGAACTGACCGCCTCGGCCAACGCCACCATCTCGAAGCTGGCCACCGCGATCGATTCCGTCTCCGCCCTGCGCTCGAAGATCGGTGCCGTGTCGAACCGCCTGGACCACGTCAACAGCAACCTGTCGAACATCTCGACGAACACCAAGGCCGCTGCCGGTCGCATCATGGACGTCGACTTCGCCACGGAATCGGCCTCGATGACCTCGAACCAGATGCTGCTGCAAGCCGGCACCGCGATGCTGAAGCAGTCGAACAGCCAGTCCTCGCTGGTCATGTCCCTGCTGCAGTAA